In a genomic window of Glycine max cultivar Williams 82 chromosome 13, Glycine_max_v4.0, whole genome shotgun sequence:
- the LOC100819881 gene encoding uncharacterized protein has translation MSSSSATTTTTLPVLAFLLLTTTAITAAPIIGLDSFLSHQSRMDPHASNDSFLSLPSSVKKPLSHSSDFSLSLSLPISLSLHLLGDFPSDTPSLLSAFLSAASPTHFHVISPFESHPLSHSLSLSHTLHLHITPSQTLTSLSSSLSQTLTSHLHSTPSSLRSPLLTIPHSSIDQIIQNHXXXXXXNPNQVHLYLLNLPPDSSNSNSNPNSKPYAYTYSPGDSSAAVTKCSGTFFTSSHRFFWIDLRAGPVDYGPSISGDGVIPRGEFHPLAALHGRPKSNKAFAADLASLVWSAYHVFLAPSLRIPVPFENSLVIQFVHVHSENEKDLAGLDWKSIEKSFRFEGKSNGLLLGDQSLSFRKYEIRYSECSICSFAISRSINSYTSRFLFDNYTLIVSEYLDSKRLHQILSDSGDELRKLAGVPEEDFGRVVPVYVFDLDYTSLLLLDRYHQSVAFKDMVIAVRTRNTQTVSDYSCNGRHVFMQTRQLERPIVGSILQSMWGVSPTHLNWSPQHNETLVDYTWSMGQTPFGPFSEMLSLSFVQKDAARRNVLLTSLNYSITSAIDVLQSVETHGGAKSLLKQKQHVEFVQRWNLFKYKLNKAVSALSHLDFDMALFYLRSSDHDLYAIHSIVYHASQEIEASLVCFRDPPFPWGSVSISVSAFLAVSYIYARRDKLFRNKRKQF, from the exons ATGTCGTCTTCCtccgccaccaccaccaccaccctccCGGTGTTGGCGTTTCTCCTCCTCACGACCACCGCGATCACCGCCGCGCCGATTATCGGTCTAGACTCATTCTTGAGCCACCAATCCCGAATGGACCCTCACGCCTCGAACGACTCCTTCCTCTCTCTCCCTTCCTCCGTCAAAAAACCCCTCTCCCACTCCTCCgacttctccctctctctctctctcccaatctccctctccctccacctCCTCGGCGACTTCCCCTCCGACACCCCCTCCCTCCTCTCCGCCTTCCTCTCCGCCGCCAGCCCCACCCACTTCCACGTCATCAGCCCCTTCGAGTCCCACCCTCTCTCCCACAGCCTCTCCCTCTCCCACACCCTACACCTCCACATCACCCCCTCCCAAACCCTAACCTCCCTATCATCCTCTCTCTCCCAAACCCTAACCTCTCATCTTCACTCCACACCCTCCTCCCTCCGCTCCCCTCTCCTCACCATCCCACATTCTTCAATAGACCAAATCATCCAAAACCAC NNNNNNNNNNNNNNNNNNAACCCTAACCAAGTCCATCTCTACCTCCTCAACCTCCCTCCCGATTCCTCCAATTCTAATTCTAATCCCAATTCCAAACCCTATGCTTACACCTACTCCCCCGGCGACTCTTCTGCTGCTGTAACAAAGTGCTCCGGGACGTTCTTCACCTCCTCCCACCGCTTCTTCTGGATCGACCTCCGCGCCGGCCCCGTCGACTACGGTCCCTCGATCTCCGGCGACGGCGTCATCCCCCGCGGCGAGTTCCACCCCCTCGCCGCGCTCCACGGCCGTCCGAAATCCAACAAGGCCTTCGCCGCCGACCTCGCCTCTCTCGTCTGGAGCGCCTACCACGTCTTCCTCGCCCCCTCCCTCCGGATCCCCGTGCCCTTCGAGAATTCACTCGTGATTCAGTTCGTCCACGTGCACAGCGAGAACGAGAAGGATTTGGCCGGTTTGGATTGGAAATCGATCGAGAAGAGCTTCAGGTTTGAGGGTAAGAGCAATGGATTGCTTTTAGGGGATCAGAGTTTGAGCTTTAGGAAGTATGAGATTAGGTATTCAGAGTGCTCGATTTGCTCGTTCGCGATCTCGCGGTCGATTAATTCGTATACGTCTAGGTTTCTGTTTGATAATTATACCTTGATTGTGAGTGAGTATTTGGATTCGAAGCGATTACACCAGATTTTGTCTGATTCCGGCGATGAGTTGAGAAAGCTGGCTGGTGTTCCGGAGGAGGACTTTGGCAGGGTTGTTCCTGTGTATGTTTTTGACTTGGATTACACTTCGTTGTTGTTGCTTGATCGGTATCATCAGTCAGTGGCgtttaaggatatggtgattgCGGTTAGGACGAGGAACACGCAGACTGTGAGTGATTATAGTTGCAATGGTAGGCATGTGTTCATGCAGACGAGGCAACTTGAGCGGCCGATTGTTGGGTCGATTCTTCAGAGTATGTGGGGGGTGTCTCCAACACATTTGAATTGGAGCCCTCAACACAATGAGACTTTGGTGGATTATACGTGGAGTATGGGGCAGACGCCATTCGGGCCGTTTTCTGAGATGCTGAGTTTGTCCTTTGTGCAGAAGGATGCTGCCAGGAGGAATGTTCTGTTGACGTCGTTGAATTACAGCATAACGAGTGCTATAGATGTTCTTCAGAGTGTTGAGACGCATGGCGGGGCCAAGAGTCTGCTCAAGCAGAAGCAGCATGTGGAGTTTGTGCAGAGATGGAACCTTTTCAAGTACAAGCTGAACAAGGCCGTGTCTGCATTGTCACATTTGGATTTTGACATGGCGTTGTTTTACTTGAGGTCCTCTGATCACGATCTGTATGCCATTCACTCCATTGTTTATCACGCCTCGCAGGAAATTGAGGCGTCCCTTGTGTGCTTTAGGGACCCTCCATTTCCCTGGGGTTCGGTCTCTATTTCTGTATCAGCTTTCCTTGCTGTCTCTTATATTTATGCAAGACGAGACAAGCTTTTTAGAAACAAAAGGAAGCAATTTTGA
- the LOC100810615 gene encoding pectate lyase, translated as MERIMVGSATKVAFTLLATFAIVIPCLEAGIAEFDDFLKAQADEAHKIALDSYVPEPHDVAHELNFHVHMALENSTRRELRQRKLRGGGKCQASNPIDACWRCNKDWANDRFRLAKCGKGFGRRATGGLGGPIYVVTDNSDDDMVNPKPGTIRHAVTQKGPLWIIFGHSMIISLRQELMISSDKTIDGRGANVQFRGGAGLTIQFVNNVIIHGVRIKDIVPKDGGMIRDSADHYGLRTRSDGDAISIFGSTNIWIDHVSLSNCADGLIDIIQGSTAITISNCHMTKHNDVFLFGASDSYNGDKIMQITVAFNHFGQGLVQRMPRCRWGFVHVLNNDYTHWLMYAIGGSSGPTILSQGNRFIAPNNDNAKEITHRDYAGPDVWKNWQWQSEMDLFMNGAKFVTSGSPIKMTYKKGLIMKPRDGTHVSRLTRHAGALNCFVGKPC; from the exons ATGGAAAGAATAATGGTTGGAAGTGCAACAAAGGTTGCTTTCACCCTCTTGGCCACTTTCGCCATTGTCATTCCATGCCTTGAGGCTGGCATTGCTGAGTTTGACGATTTTCTCAAAGCCCAAGCTGATGAAGCCCATAAAATTGCTCTTGATTCCTATGTCCCAGAGCCCCACGATGTCGCCCATGAACTCAATTTCCATGTTCATAT GGCACTGGAAAACTCCACAAGGAGGGAACTAAGGCAGAGGAAACTTAGAGGAGGAGGCAAATGTCAAGCCTCCAACCCCATTGACGCTTGCTGGAGATGCAATAAAGACTGGGCCAATGACCGGTTCAGGCTAGCCAAGTGCGGCAAAGGGTTCGGAAGACGGGCCACCGGCGGGCTCGGTGGTCCCATCTATGTCGTCACCGATAATTCCGATGACGACATGGTGAACCCTAAGCCGGGAACTATCCGTCACGCTGTCACCCAAAAAGGCCCCTTGTGGATCATCTTCGGACACAGCATGATCATCAGTTTGAGGCAAGAGCTGATGATTTCCTCCGACAAGACCATCGATGGTCGTGGCGCAAACGTGCAATTTAGGGGCGGTGCTGGCCTCACCATTCAGTTCGTGAACAACGTTATTATCCACGGAGTTCGCATCAAGGACATCGTACCTAAGGATGGTGGCATGATTAGGGACTCCGCCGACCATTATGGATTGAGAACAAGGAGTGATGGTGATGCCATCTCCATTTTTGGATCCACCAACATTTGGATCGATCATGTTTCCCTCTCTAACTGTGCCGATGGTCTTATCGATATCATCCAAGGCTCCACTGCCATCACCATCTCAAATTGCCACATGACCAAACATAATGAT GTGTTTCTCTTTGGTGCTAGTGACTCATACAACGGAGACAAGATCATGCAGATCACAGTGGCATTCAACCACTTCGGGCAAGGACTGGTCCAGAGGATGCCAAGGTGCAGATGGGGTTTCGTGCACGTCCTCAACAACGACTACACCCACTGGTTGATGTATGCAATCGGTGGGAGCTCAGGGCCAACAATTCTGAGCCAAGGAAACCGTTTCATTGCTCCGAACAACGACAACGCCAAGGAGATCACTCACAGGGACTACGCCGGACCCGATGTGTGGAAGAATTGGCAGTGGCAATCAGAAATGGACCTTTTCATGAATGGTGCAAAGTTCGTCACTTCAGGCTCACCCATCAAGATGACATACAAAAAGGGTCTCATCATGAAGCCAAGAGATGGAACTCATGTCAGCAGGTTGACACGACATGCTGGTGCCCTAAACTGCTTCGTTGGCAAGCCTTGTTAG
- the LOC100819349 gene encoding FACT complex subunit SSRP1 produces MKIVPLLRFSATKLCLWLMLALEVKMLLLHLRVLLSLHQENLHWFFLSFLLQGQANDFKIQYSSVVRLFLLPKSNQPHTFVIISLDPPIRKGQTLYPHIVMQFETDYVVQSELAMNEDLYNTKYKDKLELSYKGLIHEVFTTILHGLSGAKVTKPGKFRSCQDGYAVKSSLKAEDGILYPLEKSFFFLPKPPTLSLHEEIDYVEFERHAGGGSNMHYFDLLIRLKSEQEHLFRNIQRNEYHNLYEFISSKGLKIMNLGDAQPTVGIKKVLENDDDDAVDPHLERIKNEAGGDESDEEDSDFVADKDDEGSPTDDSGADDSDGSDSGDEKEKPAKKESKKDLPSKASTSKKKSKDDEDGKKKKQKKKKDPNAPKRAMSGFMFFSKLERENLKKTNPGISFTDAGRVLGEKWKKLSAEEKEPYEAKAREDKKRYKDEISG; encoded by the exons ATGAAAATCGTCCCCCTGCTCAG GTTTTCCGCGACAAAATTATGTCTATGGCTGATGTTGGCGCTGGAGGTGAAGATGCTGTTGTTACATTTGAGGGTATTGCTATCCTTACACCAAG AGAACTTACATTGGTTTTTCTTGTCATTCTTGCTTCAAGGACAGGCTaatgatttcaaaatccagTATAGCAGTGTGGTTCGCCTATTTTTACTTCCTAAG TCTAATCAACCACATACCTTTGTCATTATTAGTCTTGATCCCCCTATTCGGAAGGGACAAACTTTGTACCCTCATATTGTTATGCAG TTCGAAACCGATTATGTTGTTCAAAGTGAATTGGCGATGAATGAAGATCTTTATAACACAAAGTACAAGGACAAGTTGGAGCTGTCTTATAAG GGGCTTATTCATGAAGTATTCACCACAATATTACATGGCTTGTCTGGTGCCAAAGTGACTAAGCCTGGAAAATTTAGAAGTTGTCAAGATGGTTATGCAGTGAAATCATCTTTGAAAGCTGAAGATGGAATTCTGTATCCCCTTGAGAAgagcttcttctttcttcctaaaCCTCCCACTCTTAGTCTTCATGAAGAG ATTGACTATGTGGAATTTGAGCGGCATGCTGGTGGTGGTTCCAATATGCATTATTTTGACCTTCTCATCAGACTAAAATCTGAACAAGAACATCTCTTCCGTAATATTCAGAGAAATGAGTACCACAATTTGTATGAATTTATCAG TTCAAAGGGCTTGAAAATTATGAACTTAGGAGATGCCCAACCTACTGTTGGTATAAAGAAGGTTCTTgagaatgatgatgatgatgctgTTGATCCACATCTTGAGCGCATAAAGAATGAAGCTGGTGGAGATGAAAGTGATGAGGAG GATTCCGACTTTGTTGCTGACAAGGATGATGAAGGTTCTCCTACCGATGACTCTGGGGCAGATGATTCTGATGGCAGTGATAGTGGTGATGAGAAAGAG AAGCCTGCCAAAAAGGAATCAAAGAAGGATCTGCCTTCTAAGGCATCTACTtctaaaaagaaatcaaaagatgatgaagatggaaagaagaaaaaacagaagaagaaaaaagacccAAATGCACCCAAGAGGGCAATGTCTGGTTTCATGTTCTTTTCTAAATTGGAAAGAGAG AATCTAAAGAAGACTAATCCTGGAATTTCATTTACGGATGCGGGAAGAGTACTTGGAGAGAAATGGAAAAAGTTGTCAG CGGAAGAGAAGGAACCATATGAGGCAAAAGCACGTGAAGATAAAAAGCGTTACAAGGATGAGATTAGCGGCTAG
- the LOC100802449 gene encoding outer plastidial membrane protein porin codes for MSKGPGLYSDIGKKARDLLFKDYHSDQKFTITTYSPTGVAITSSGTKKGDLFVADVNTQLKNKNITTDIKLDTNSNLLTTITVNEPAPGLKTIFSFRVPDQRSGKVEVQYLHDYAGISTSVGLTANPIVNFSGVVGTNVLALGTDVSFDTKIGELTKFNAGLNFTKDDLVASLTVNDKGDALNASYYHAVNRLTNTAVGAEVTHRFSTNENTLTLGTQHALDPLTTMKARVNNFGKANALIQHEWRPKSFFTISGEVDTKAIEKSAKVGLGLALKP; via the exons ATGTCAAAGGGTCCTGGTCTCTACTCTGACATTGGCAAGAAAGCCCGAG aTCTCCTCTTCAAGGACTACCACAGTGACCAGAAGTTCACCATCACTACCTACTCACCCACTGGAGTT GCTATAACATCCTCAGGGACCAAGAAAGGTGATCTTTTTGTGGCTGATGTTAACACCCAGTTGAAGAACAAGAACATCACCACTGATATCAAATTAGACACTAATTCCAAT CTTCTCACAACTATCACTGTCAATGAGCCTGCTCCTGGTCTCAAGACTATTTTTAGCTTCAGAGTTCCTGATCAAAGGTCTGGAAAG GTGGAAGTTCAGTACTTGCATGACTATGCTGGAATAAGCACCAGTGTTGGGTTAACAGCAAACCCAATTGTCAACTTCTCTGGCGTTGTAGGAACTAATGTACTTGCCCTTGGTACTGATGTTTCTTTTGACACCAAAATTGGGGAGTTAACTAAATTCAATGCTGGACTGAACTTCACCAAAGACGATTTGGTTGCCTCATTGACTGT GAATGACAAAGGGGATGCCTTGAATGCTTCATACTACCATGCAGTCAATCGCTTGACCAACACGGCTGTTGGTGCTGAGGTAACTCACAGATTCTCAACCAATGAGAACACCCTCACACTTGGCACCCAGCATGCATTGGATCCATTGACCACCATGAAGGCTCGTGTCAACAACTTTGGCAAGGCAAACGCTCTCATCCAGCACGAGTGGCGCCCCAAATCCTTCTTCACCATTTCTGGGGAGGTTGACACTAAGGCCATTGAGAAGAGTGCGAAGGTTGGATTGGGTTTGGCCCTCAAACCCTAA